The following are from one region of the Nymphaea colorata isolate Beijing-Zhang1983 chromosome 7, ASM883128v2, whole genome shotgun sequence genome:
- the LOC116257886 gene encoding exocyst complex component EXO70E2-like, with protein sequence MLQTVSSNLFGRSHHMVKVSGTNSSMAKDAVNNILHHKGIGEIEEKISFAEETILGWGTAASVSAGQSMIWNSKPEEASEYLQVVSDVQKLMKSLESMSLTAEVNDMELLRRSSSVLETAMVRLEEEFSYILQQNKQPLETELLSFRSGDGDVSEEDSSSSFDDYPVDNSHVKVEGLGDFTIHLINPSAILDLRCIADLMLQSDYDQECCKAYSRIRKDALDESLLILGVEKLSIDEVERMEWEILDSHIRKWIRAMKTFVRVVLASEKHLCNQIFGEQSLIGSTCFLDAAKGATFQVLKFGDAIAISRRLPEKLLGILGMYDVLEDLLPDIDSLFWEKEASFISTEAHEVLLRLGESVKGTFMAFSNAIERNVSTSPFPRGGIHPLTKYVMNYIKALIDYKDTLDCLLEIKEDDDGSSVTSLSPTAQNLLEVVSILEANLEAKSRLYRDDALRNFFLMNNIHYMVEKVRDSDLCLLGEDWIRRHNRKVQLYATTYERASWSTILSCLKDEGINLSGSSSHARAVLRERFKAFNLSFEDIHKAQTSWIIPNPQLRDELRISISLKVLQAYRMFIGRYGHHLEGSRHADRYIKYTADDLENLLLDLFEGSPQSLNSQRSRR encoded by the coding sequence ATGCTACAGACGGTAAGCAGCAATCTGTTTGGCAGATCTCATCACATGGTAAAAGTTTCAGGTACAAATTCAAGCATGGCCAAAGATGCTGTCAACAATATCTTGCATCACAAGGGGATCGgtgaaatagaagaaaagattTCTTTCGCTGAGGAAACAATCTTGGGTTGGGGCACCGCCGCTTCTGTTTCTGCTGGGCAGTCCATGATATGGAACTCCAAACCGGAAGAAGCTTCTGAGTATCTACAGGTTGTTAGTGATGTTCAGAAGCTGATGAAAAGTTTGGAAAGCATGTCTCTCACTGCCGAGGTGAATGACATGGAGCTTCTCCGTCGTTCCAGCAGCGTTCTTGAGACAGCTATGGTTAGGCTTGAGGAAGAATTTAGTTACATTCTACAGCAGAACAAGCAACCTTTGGAGACTGAACTTTTGTCTTTCAGGTCGGGTGACGGTGATGTCAGTGAAGAAGATTCATCCAGTTCCTTTGATGATTATCCAGTTGATAATAGCCATGTTAAGGTTGAGGGATTGGGTGACTTcacgattcatttgatcaatcCAAGTGCAATTCTAGACCTAAGGTGCATTGCGGATCTTATGCTTCAGTCAGATTATGATCAAGAGTGCTGTAAAGCATACAGTAGGATCCGAAAAGATGCACTGGACGAAAGTCTCTTGATCCTTGGAGTGGAGAAGCTTAGTATTGATGAAGTTGAGAGGATGGAGTGGGAGATCCTTGATTCTCACATAAGAAAATGGATTCGTGCCATGAAGACATTTGTCCGTGTTGTTCTTGCCAGTGAAAAGCACCTGTGCAATCAGATCTTTGGGGAGCAAAGCTTGATTGGCAGCACTTGCTTTCTTGATGCTGCAAAAGGTGCAACTTTCCAGGTTCTCAAATTTGGTGATGCTATTGCGATCAGCCGCCGGTTACCAGAAAAGTTGCTTGGGATACTTGGCATGTATGATGTTCTGGAGGACCTGCTCCCAGATATAGATTCTTTATTCTGGGAGAAAGAAGCTTCTTTTATTAGCACTGAAGCTCATGAAGTTCTTCTCAGACTTGGTGAATCGGTAAAAGGTACCTTCATGGCATTTTCAAATGCTATTGAAAGAAATGTTTCAACCAGTCCATTCCCTAGGGGTGGGATTCATCCCTTAACCAAGTATGTCATGAATTAcataaaggctctaattgattACAAAGACACCCTCGATTGCCTCCTTGAGATCAAAGAGGATGATGATGGTAGCAGCgtcacttctctctctccaacaGCTCAGAATCTTCTGGAGGTGGTCTCAATTCTGGAAGCCAATCTGGAAGCAAAATCCAGACTGTACAGGGATGATGCATTACGAAACTTCTTTCTAATGAATAACATCCATTACATGGTTGAGAAAGTAAGAGATTCTGATCTCTGTCTTCTCGGTGAGGACTGGATAAGAAGGCACAATAGGAAAGTGCAGCTGTATGCGACCACCTATGAGAGAGCCTCCTGGAGCACGATTCTCTCCTGTTTGAAGGATGAGGGTATCAACTTGTCCGGTTCGAGCTCTCATGCAAGGGCTGTCCTCAGAGAAAGATTCAAGGCATTTAACCTTTCGTTTGAAGATATTCACAAGGCACAGACATCATGGATAATTCCTAATCCTCAACTTCGTGACGAATTGCGGATTTCAATTTCGCTAAAGGTTCTTCAAGCTTACCGCATGTTCATAGGTCGGTATGGGCACCATTTGGAAGGTAGCAGACATGCTGATAGGTACATAAAATATACAGCTGACGACCTGGAGAATCTTCTGCTGGATCTCTTTGAAGGATCACCTCAGTCATTGAACAGCCAGCGCAGTAGAAGGTGA